From Rhineura floridana isolate rRhiFlo1 chromosome 5, rRhiFlo1.hap2, whole genome shotgun sequence, a single genomic window includes:
- the ACAT1 gene encoding acetyl-CoA acetyltransferase, mitochondrial codes for MLGGRQLPKTLRVLTYASRGYSSQHGLNEVVIVSAVRTPIGSFQGSLSSQPATKLGSIAIRGAIERAGIPAQEVKEVYMGNVIQAGQGQAPARQATLGAGLPVSTPCTTVNKVCASGMKSIMMAAQSLTCGSQDVMVAGGMESMSNVPYTMGRGATPYGGVKLEDLIVKDGLTDVYNKIHMGNCAENTAKKFTISREDQDAYAIKSYTKSKEGWDAGVFATEIVPVTISQKGKPDTEVKEDEEYKRVDFSKVPKLKAVFQKENGTITAANASTLNDGAAALVLMTSEAAKRLNAKPLAKIVAFADAAVDPIDFPIAPAHAVPKILNQVGLKKEDIKMWEINEAFSVVVLANIKMLDIDPHKVNIHGGAVSLGHPIGMSGARIVVHMVHALKQGEYGLAGICNGGGGASTVLIQKL; via the exons ATGTTGGGCGGACGACAGCTGCCGAAGACGCTTCGG GTGTTAACTTATGCAAGCAGAGGCTATTCATCACAGCATGGTTTAAAT GAAGTAGTCATTGTAAGTGCAGTCCGGACACCCATTGGTTCTTTCCAAGGATCCCTTTCCTCACAACCAGCCACTAAACTTGGTTCCATTGCAATCAGAGGTGCAATTGAAAGAGCAG GTATCCCTGCACAAGAAGTGAAAGAAGTCTACATGGGGAATGTTATCCAGGCTGGGCAAGGACAAGCTCCTGCAAGACAAGCAACTCTTGGTGCAG GTTTACCAGTTTCTACTCCTTGCACGACTGTCAACAAAGTTTGTGCTTCTGGAATGAAATCTATTATGATGGCAGCACAGAGTCTGACATGTGGGAGTCAG GATGTGATGGTAGCTGGTGGAATGGAGAGCATGTCTAATGTACCCTACACAATGGGCAGAGGAGCAACGCCTTATGGAGGAGTAAAGCTTGAAGACTTGATTGTAAAAGATGGCTTGACAGATGTTTACAACAAAATCCACATG GGTAATTGCGCAGAGAATACTGCTAAGAAGTTTACTATATCACGAGAAGATCAAGATGCCTATGCTATAAAATCTTATACCAAAAGCAAGGAAGGTTGGGATGCTGGAGTATTTGCTACAGAAATTGTACCAGTTACTATTTCTCAGAAAG GGAAACCTGACACAGAGGTTAAAGAAGATGAAGAGTACAAACGtgttgacttcagcaaagttccAAAGCTGAAGGctgtttttcaaaaagaaaatg GAACAATAACAGCTGCCAATGCCAGTACATTGAATGATGGAGCAGCTGCTTTAGTACTGATGACTTCAGAAGCAGCCAAGAGGTTGAATGCTAAACCATTGGCTAAAATAGTAG CTTTTGCAGATGCTGCTGTTGATCCTATTGATTTTCCAATTGCGCCAGCACATGCTGTTCCTAAG ATACTTAATCAGGTAGGACTCAAAAAGGAAGATATTAAGATGTGGGAAATTAATGAAGCTTTTAGTGTTGTTGTCCTAGccaacattaaaatgctggacatTGATCCACATAAGGTGAACATTCATGGAGGAGCGGTCTCTTTGGGACATCCAATTGG GATGTCTGGAGCAAGAATTGTTGTTCACATGGTTCATGCGTTGAAGCAAGGAGAGTATGGCCTTGCTGGAATCTGCAATGGAGGAGGTGGCGCATCTACAGTACTGATTCAAAAACTTTAG